From a single Bacteroidota bacterium genomic region:
- a CDS encoding alkaline phosphatase family protein, giving the protein MQRRPHVLMLFLDGVGIGAKDSGSNPFFVAPLVAFRRLLGGDLPHLEDPYREAPGVSVVPLDATLGVPGLPQSGTGQVALLTGENAAQTIGRHFGPFPYSTLKPLLEDRNIFTRLKASGKAGFYANAFPKLYFDHMKTRNGRMTAIPLSWTMAGHALHDADALAEGNALSADITNARWPKLGYPTMPLISSVDAGRRLTRMAQTYDFVLFEFYLTDHAGHSQSMEEGVRALTMIDGLLGSVMDTLDPDSTLLLITSDHGNLEDLSTKTHTRNPVPLLAAGASRKEFLAGITDLTGVAPAILRVLGAE; this is encoded by the coding sequence ATGCAGCGGAGGCCGCATGTGCTGATGCTCTTCCTCGACGGGGTCGGCATCGGCGCGAAGGACTCCGGGTCCAATCCATTCTTCGTAGCGCCGCTCGTGGCGTTCCGCAGGCTCCTGGGAGGAGATCTGCCCCATCTCGAAGACCCCTACCGTGAGGCCCCCGGCGTCTCAGTGGTGCCGCTGGACGCCACCCTGGGCGTGCCCGGGCTGCCCCAAAGCGGGACCGGACAGGTTGCCCTCCTCACGGGCGAGAACGCGGCGCAAACGATCGGCAGGCATTTCGGGCCCTTCCCATACTCCACGCTAAAGCCCCTCCTGGAGGACCGGAACATTTTCACCCGCCTCAAGGCCTCGGGAAAAGCCGGGTTCTATGCGAACGCCTTTCCGAAATTGTACTTCGATCATATGAAGACGCGGAACGGGCGGATGACCGCCATACCGCTTTCCTGGACAATGGCGGGTCACGCGCTCCACGACGCCGATGCTCTCGCCGAAGGAAATGCCCTGTCGGCCGACATCACCAATGCGCGGTGGCCGAAGCTCGGGTATCCCACGATGCCGCTCATCAGCTCGGTAGATGCGGGCAGGCGGCTGACCAGGATGGCGCAAACATATGATTTTGTCCTCTTCGAGTTTTACCTGACCGACCATGCGGGGCATAGCCAGTCGATGGAGGAGGGCGTTCGGGCGCTCACGATGATCGACGGCCTCCTGGGGAGCGTGATGGATACGCTCGATCCGGATTCGACTCTCCTGTTGATCACAAGCGATCACGGGAACCTGGAAGATCTCTCGACGAAGACACACACGAGGAACCCGGTACCGCTCCTCGCCGCGGGGGCCTCAAGGAAGGAATTTCTGGCGGGGATCACCGATCTGACAGGAGTAGCGCCAGCGATATTGCGCGTTCTGGGAGCGGAGTAG